From the Gallaecimonas kandeliae genome, one window contains:
- the mtnK gene encoding S-methyl-5-thioribose kinase, translated as MPYQTFDSAAAIAFAQSRGFLPQHAEVSCTEIGDGNLNLVFHLRAEGRGLIVKQALPYVRCVGESWPLTLDRARIEAETLLAHAKVAEPFVVKVLDFDPELYAMVQEDLSHLVLLRRRLIEGERVDGLSADLADYLAQSLYAYSDFALAGKEKKALVSQFSNPELCQITEDLFFTDPFREHERNDIFPATRPLAEELWQDVMLLDAVAELKARFLSCPQALLHGDVHSGSVFSGPGELKVIDAEFGFFGPMGFDVGSVIGNLLLAWCRHKCLGNQDYADWLEEECINFWQHFEDRFKTLLAGTEDLALASEGYQSRFINQVQKDALGYAGCELIRRTLGLAHVADIASLEGGQRTEAEKRALALGRSLILASQGTCDIGLVRRLLHPSPVRFAA; from the coding sequence ATGCCTTACCAGACCTTCGACAGCGCCGCTGCCATCGCTTTCGCCCAGTCCCGGGGCTTCCTGCCCCAGCACGCCGAAGTCAGCTGTACCGAGATAGGGGACGGTAACCTCAACCTGGTGTTCCACCTGCGCGCCGAAGGAAGGGGCCTTATCGTCAAGCAGGCGCTGCCCTATGTACGCTGCGTAGGTGAATCCTGGCCTTTGACATTGGACAGGGCCCGCATCGAGGCCGAGACCCTGCTGGCCCACGCCAAGGTGGCCGAGCCCTTCGTGGTCAAGGTGCTGGATTTCGACCCCGAGCTTTACGCCATGGTGCAGGAAGACTTGTCGCACCTGGTGCTGCTGCGCCGGCGGCTGATCGAAGGGGAGCGGGTGGATGGCTTGTCGGCGGATCTGGCCGATTACCTGGCCCAAAGCCTTTACGCCTATTCGGATTTCGCCCTGGCCGGCAAGGAAAAGAAAGCCCTGGTCAGCCAGTTCAGCAACCCTGAGCTTTGCCAGATCACCGAAGATCTCTTCTTTACCGACCCCTTCCGCGAGCACGAGCGCAACGACATCTTCCCCGCCACCCGGCCCCTGGCCGAAGAACTGTGGCAGGACGTGATGCTGCTGGATGCGGTGGCCGAGCTCAAAGCCCGTTTCCTGTCCTGCCCCCAGGCCCTGCTGCACGGCGATGTGCACTCCGGTTCCGTGTTCTCGGGCCCGGGGGAGCTCAAGGTCATCGACGCCGAGTTCGGCTTCTTCGGCCCCATGGGCTTTGACGTCGGTTCGGTGATTGGCAACCTGCTGCTGGCCTGGTGCCGCCACAAGTGCCTCGGCAACCAGGACTACGCCGACTGGCTGGAAGAGGAATGCATCAACTTCTGGCAGCATTTCGAAGACCGCTTCAAGACGCTACTGGCCGGCACCGAGGATCTGGCCCTGGCCAGCGAGGGCTACCAGAGCCGCTTCATCAACCAGGTCCAAAAGGACGCCCTGGGCTATGCCGGCTGCGAGCTTATCCGCCGCACCCTGGGGCTGGCCCATGTGGCGGACATCGCCAGCCTGGAAGGCGGGCAGCGGACCGAGGCCGAGAAACGGGCCCTGGCCCTTGGCCGCAGCCTGATCCTGGCCAGCCAGGGGACTTGCGATATCGGCCTGGTGCGGCGCCTGCTGCACCCCAGCCCTGTCCGCTTCGCCGCATGA